One window of the Brevibacterium limosum genome contains the following:
- a CDS encoding APC family permease yields the protein MPVFASDMLSSVAYAPDEILLALSLTSLVALTVAPWIGVAVGIVILVIVACYRINVKAYPSGGGDYEVASKNLGSGAGLVVAAALLVDYVLTLAVSMTVFAAYITTAFPMLAPYRVPVAIVGILLISFAGLRGSRATPMLLAVPTYLFLGAVFLTMSVGLIRVGLGDTPHAQTADYTIVHSSISDQATLGLATVLIVLRAFSSGAVALAGVQTVATAVPAFKKPRGKNAGNTLLLSGLLAALMLTGLTYLASVTGIKYVDDPHLYLVRSDGSPVSAEYEQEPVLAQLAHAIFDNAPVMFFIVVLITALVLIAAANTAVEGFPGLASRLARDEFLPRQLATKGDRLTFSNGILLLAAAAIVLVIATSASATVLIQLYLVGVFASFVLGQAGMVLHWRKRLRLVIDSKTRMRMHFNRVVNSVGCVLAAGVLIVVIVSKFLAGAWLAVAAMAGLYLVMGAIHRHYSRVTRELAPDADVNSRTIPSNTHAIVVVSGIDKPTMRALSYARVTRSSQLEAVTVAVDEDAAAGLQKRWNEMELPVPLTVLGSPYRELVRPMLAHILAIRRRSPRDLVIVYIPQFVVGRWWEHILHNQVALKLRTRLLLVPNVVVVSVPWRLKSFSRQYGGDGPGSDTSLYRQA from the coding sequence ATGCCCGTCTTCGCCTCCGACATGCTCTCCTCGGTGGCCTATGCCCCTGATGAGATCCTGCTGGCGCTGTCGCTGACCTCACTCGTGGCGCTGACCGTGGCCCCGTGGATCGGTGTGGCCGTGGGCATCGTCATCCTCGTGATCGTCGCCTGCTACCGCATCAACGTCAAGGCCTACCCGTCCGGCGGCGGAGACTACGAGGTGGCCTCGAAGAACCTCGGCTCCGGTGCCGGTCTCGTCGTGGCGGCGGCCCTCCTCGTCGACTATGTGCTCACCCTGGCCGTGTCGATGACGGTCTTCGCCGCCTATATCACCACGGCGTTCCCGATGCTGGCGCCCTACCGTGTGCCCGTGGCCATCGTCGGCATCCTGCTCATCAGCTTCGCCGGACTGCGCGGCTCACGTGCCACCCCCATGCTGCTGGCCGTGCCGACCTACCTGTTCCTGGGGGCCGTGTTCCTCACGATGTCGGTCGGTCTCATCCGGGTCGGGCTCGGCGACACCCCGCACGCCCAGACCGCCGACTACACGATCGTGCACAGCAGCATCAGCGACCAGGCGACGCTCGGACTGGCCACCGTGCTCATCGTCCTGCGCGCGTTCTCCTCCGGAGCCGTCGCTCTCGCCGGTGTGCAGACCGTGGCCACGGCCGTTCCGGCATTCAAGAAGCCGCGCGGCAAGAACGCCGGCAACACCCTGCTCCTGTCGGGTCTGCTCGCCGCCCTCATGCTCACGGGACTGACTTATCTGGCCTCGGTCACCGGCATCAAATACGTCGACGACCCGCATCTCTACCTCGTCCGCTCAGACGGCAGCCCGGTCAGCGCCGAATACGAACAGGAACCCGTCCTCGCCCAGCTCGCGCACGCCATCTTCGACAACGCGCCGGTGATGTTCTTCATAGTCGTCCTCATCACCGCGCTCGTGCTCATCGCCGCTGCGAACACCGCGGTCGAAGGCTTCCCCGGTCTGGCCTCGCGTCTGGCCCGCGACGAATTCCTGCCCCGGCAGCTGGCGACGAAGGGCGACCGACTCACCTTCTCCAACGGCATCCTGCTGCTGGCCGCAGCGGCGATCGTCCTCGTCATCGCCACGTCCGCCTCGGCGACTGTGCTCATCCAGCTCTACCTCGTCGGGGTCTTCGCCAGCTTCGTCCTCGGCCAAGCGGGAATGGTCCTGCACTGGCGCAAACGGCTGCGGCTGGTCATCGACTCGAAGACTCGAATGCGGATGCACTTCAACCGGGTCGTCAACTCCGTCGGCTGCGTGCTCGCCGCCGGCGTCCTCATCGTCGTCATCGTCTCGAAATTCCTCGCCGGAGCCTGGCTGGCAGTCGCCGCCATGGCCGGGCTCTACCTCGTCATGGGCGCCATCCACCGCCACTACTCGCGAGTGACACGCGAACTCGCCCCCGATGCGGACGTGAACTCGCGGACGATCCCGTCGAACACCCACGCCATCGTCGTCGTCAGCGGAATCGACAAACCGACGATGCGTGCCCTCTCCTACGCCCGAGTGACCCGCTCGAGCCAACTCGAAGCCGTCACCGTCGCTGTGGACGAAGACGCCGCGGCCGGTCTGCAGAAGCGGTGGAACGAGATGGAGCTGCCGGTGCCGCTGACCGTGCTCGGCTCACCGTACCGCGAACTCGTCCGCCCGATGCTCGCCCATATCCTCGCCATCCGCCGCAGGTCGCCGCGGGACCTCGTCATCGTCTACATTCCCCAGTTCGTCGTCGGCCGCTGGTGGGAGCACATCCTGCACAACCAGGTGGCCCTCAAGCTGCGCACCCGACTGCTGCTGGTGCCCAACGTCGTCGTGGTCTCCGTGCCCTGGCGGCTGAAATCCTTCTCCCGACAGTACGGCGGAGACGGACCCGGCTCCGACACTTCGCTGTACAGACAGGCATAG
- the dxs gene encoding 1-deoxy-D-xylulose-5-phosphate synthase — MTFLDNIGSPADLRRLDAPECDVLAKEIRDHLITTVSGTGGHLGPNLGVVELTMGIHRTFDSPRDTIIFDVGHQTYVHKLLTGRREEFSTLRQRDGLSGYPSRRESEHDVVENSHASASLSWADGIAKARQLIGENDRHVVAVIGDGALTGGMAWEALNTIAADTSTPPRRLVIVVNDNGRSYAPTVGGFAAHLDELRTTSSYEKLLSWGKETLRQSGRPGRAAYSAIHGVKRGLKDMVSPPETGMFDELGIKYLGPVDGHDLPSVEKALQLAKQFDAGPVIVHMITQKGHGFDPAVNDDADQFHSVGVIDPVTGRSTPSKSTSWTSVFGTEICALAEDRDDIVAITAAMLLPVGLAKFAEEFPHRVFDVGIAEQHAVASAAGLSYGGLHPVVCIYSTFLSRAFDQVLMDVALHRQGVTFVLDRAGITGPDGASHHGIWDIAMLRVVPGLRLAAPRDATRLTEELREATDVSDAPTVVRFPRGSVGTDIPALRRLDDGVDILREGPAGSDVLIVSVGPFATLSGDVADRLAEQGLRATIIDPRWVLPVPESVITLAAAHSLVAVIEDGVKIGGVGSQIRSDLREADSRIGVLELGVPDEFLPQGTREEILAEVGLDVDTIVSDILRALPAGVADRADQSSRRAV; from the coding sequence ATGACATTTCTCGACAACATCGGCTCACCGGCCGATCTGCGTCGACTCGACGCGCCGGAATGCGACGTTCTGGCCAAAGAGATCCGCGACCATCTCATCACAACCGTGTCCGGCACGGGCGGACACCTCGGCCCCAACCTCGGCGTCGTCGAACTCACCATGGGCATCCACCGCACCTTCGACTCGCCGCGCGACACCATCATCTTCGACGTCGGCCACCAGACATATGTGCACAAACTGCTCACCGGCCGCCGCGAGGAGTTCTCCACCCTGCGGCAGCGTGACGGACTCTCCGGGTACCCGAGTCGGCGTGAGAGCGAACACGACGTCGTCGAGAACTCCCATGCCTCGGCGTCCCTGTCCTGGGCCGACGGCATCGCGAAAGCCCGCCAACTCATCGGTGAGAACGACCGCCATGTCGTCGCCGTCATCGGCGACGGCGCACTGACCGGGGGGATGGCCTGGGAGGCGCTCAACACGATCGCCGCCGACACCTCCACCCCGCCGAGGCGGCTGGTCATCGTCGTCAATGACAACGGCCGGTCCTACGCCCCGACCGTCGGCGGATTCGCCGCCCACCTCGACGAACTGCGCACCACCTCGAGCTACGAGAAGCTCCTGAGCTGGGGCAAGGAGACCCTGCGCCAATCGGGTCGCCCCGGCCGCGCCGCCTACAGCGCCATCCACGGCGTCAAACGCGGACTCAAGGACATGGTCAGCCCGCCCGAGACGGGAATGTTCGACGAACTCGGCATCAAATATCTGGGACCCGTCGACGGCCATGACCTGCCCTCGGTCGAAAAGGCCCTCCAACTGGCCAAACAGTTCGACGCCGGACCCGTCATCGTCCACATGATCACGCAGAAGGGCCACGGATTCGATCCGGCCGTCAACGACGACGCCGACCAGTTCCACTCCGTCGGCGTCATCGACCCCGTCACCGGAAGATCGACGCCCTCGAAATCGACATCATGGACCTCCGTGTTCGGCACCGAGATCTGCGCACTTGCCGAAGACCGCGACGACATCGTCGCCATCACCGCCGCCATGCTCCTGCCCGTGGGACTGGCGAAATTCGCCGAGGAATTCCCCCACCGCGTCTTCGACGTCGGCATCGCCGAACAGCATGCGGTCGCCTCGGCGGCAGGCCTGTCCTACGGGGGCCTCCACCCCGTCGTGTGCATCTACTCCACGTTCCTCTCCCGCGCTTTCGACCAAGTGCTCATGGACGTCGCCCTCCATCGGCAGGGAGTGACCTTCGTCCTCGACCGTGCCGGCATCACCGGCCCCGACGGAGCCAGCCACCACGGAATCTGGGACATCGCGATGCTGCGCGTCGTCCCCGGACTGCGCCTGGCCGCACCTCGCGACGCCACACGGCTGACCGAAGAGCTGCGCGAAGCCACGGACGTCAGCGACGCCCCGACCGTGGTGAGATTTCCCCGCGGCAGCGTCGGCACCGACATCCCGGCGCTGAGGCGGCTCGACGACGGCGTCGACATCCTCCGTGAGGGGCCGGCCGGGTCCGACGTCCTCATCGTCTCCGTCGGACCCTTCGCCACGCTGTCCGGAGACGTCGCCGACCGCCTGGCAGAGCAGGGACTGAGAGCCACGATCATCGATCCCAGATGGGTGCTGCCCGTCCCCGAATCGGTCATTACCCTCGCCGCCGCACACAGCCTCGTGGCCGTGATCGAAGACGGAGTGAAGATCGGCGGCGTGGGTTCACAGATCCGCTCCGACCTGCGCGAAGCCGATTCGCGGATCGGTGTGCTCGAACTCGGCGTGCCCGATGAGTTCCTGCCGCAGGGGACACGTGAAGAGATCCTCGCCGAGGTGGGCCTCGACGTGGACACGATCGTGTCCGATATTCTCCGGGCCCTGCCCGCCGGGGTGGCCGATCGGGCCGATCAGAGCTCCCGCCGCGCGGTGTGA
- a CDS encoding DUF3000 domain-containing protein, whose amino-acid sequence MVNTSPLNRIPAQFSAVTSVLRQARSTNNVSISEIPAPARLAPYSYALGAEVRADETFLRASGETIDELATGRIVVLYDPAAPEEWEGSFRVVSYIRAELEHELGNETLLGHVAWSWLEDALDANDCQVLAAGGTTTRVLSESFGTLADRPATIDLELRASWTPVIDEPDLIGNHFEAWIDLLSTVAGLPPLPEGVTALPGRRR is encoded by the coding sequence GTGGTCAACACCTCACCTCTCAATCGCATTCCGGCGCAGTTCTCCGCCGTGACGTCGGTGCTGCGTCAGGCGCGCAGCACGAACAACGTGTCGATCTCCGAGATTCCCGCCCCGGCCCGGCTCGCGCCCTATTCCTATGCGCTCGGGGCCGAGGTCAGAGCCGACGAGACGTTCCTGCGGGCCAGCGGAGAGACCATCGACGAACTCGCGACCGGCCGCATCGTCGTCCTCTACGATCCCGCCGCCCCGGAGGAATGGGAGGGCTCGTTCCGGGTCGTCTCCTACATCCGGGCCGAGCTCGAACACGAACTCGGCAATGAGACGCTGCTCGGGCATGTGGCGTGGAGCTGGCTCGAAGACGCCCTCGATGCCAACGACTGCCAGGTGCTCGCCGCCGGCGGAACGACCACACGGGTGCTGTCCGAGAGCTTCGGCACCTTGGCCGATCGCCCGGCCACGATAGACTTGGAGCTGCGCGCTTCGTGGACACCCGTGATTGACGAGCCGGATCTGATCGGCAATCACTTCGAAGCCTGGATCGATCTGCTCAGCACAGTCGCCGGACTGCCACCACTTCCTGAAGGAGTCACAGCCCTGCCCGGGCGCCGTCGATGA
- a CDS encoding HRDC domain-containing protein, translated as METPANGIPDVVDTPADLSSTIAGLAAAEGPIAIDAERASGIRYGQRAFLVQLRREGAGTFLLDSETLGDLSDLNPALGTDEWVIHSVTQDLPCLQERGMRPAALFDTELAARLLGWEKFGLAAVAERTLGVRLAKEHSAADWSTRPLPKEWLNYAALDVEVLLPIRDILHQQLLDSDRWEYAQQEFRHLLDFTPKHFDEPWRRTHGLSKIKSRRDIARVRELWQARDSMAREADLAPTKVLRDRDLVALAQSGVKSSDDILAQWRRLSRAEAARLFRAYRKASRLGAEELPGRFERGRTKRSEFNPAELKERVAALKAAMSELSEELTIPHDVLLQPALVKALAAESGVDVEDYLAEAGARPWQIELSAPVLEKSLVGLPRA; from the coding sequence TTGGAAACACCCGCGAACGGCATCCCCGACGTCGTCGACACCCCGGCGGACCTCTCCTCCACGATTGCCGGTCTGGCCGCCGCAGAGGGTCCGATCGCCATCGACGCCGAACGCGCTTCAGGCATCAGATACGGCCAGCGCGCCTTCCTCGTCCAGCTGCGCCGCGAAGGCGCGGGCACCTTCCTCCTCGATTCCGAAACTCTCGGTGATCTCAGCGATCTCAATCCGGCCCTCGGAACCGATGAGTGGGTCATCCACTCGGTGACTCAGGATCTGCCGTGCCTGCAGGAGCGCGGAATGCGCCCGGCGGCCCTGTTCGACACAGAGCTCGCCGCCAGGCTGCTCGGCTGGGAGAAGTTCGGTCTGGCTGCGGTCGCCGAACGCACCCTGGGCGTACGACTGGCGAAGGAGCATTCGGCCGCCGATTGGTCGACGCGTCCGCTGCCGAAGGAGTGGCTCAACTACGCCGCCCTCGACGTCGAGGTGCTGCTGCCGATCCGCGATATCCTCCACCAGCAGCTTCTCGACTCCGACCGGTGGGAGTATGCGCAGCAGGAGTTCAGGCACCTGCTCGATTTCACGCCGAAGCATTTCGATGAGCCGTGGCGGCGCACTCACGGGCTGTCGAAGATCAAGTCCCGCCGGGACATCGCTCGGGTCCGTGAACTCTGGCAGGCCCGGGACTCCATGGCCCGCGAGGCCGACCTGGCGCCCACGAAGGTTCTGCGCGACCGTGACCTCGTCGCGCTCGCACAGTCTGGGGTGAAGTCCAGCGATGACATCTTGGCTCAGTGGCGCAGGCTCTCCCGCGCCGAGGCGGCCCGACTCTTCCGTGCCTACCGCAAGGCCTCCCGGTTGGGTGCCGAGGAGCTGCCCGGCCGGTTCGAACGCGGACGCACGAAACGCAGCGAGTTCAACCCGGCGGAGCTCAAGGAACGGGTGGCGGCGCTGAAGGCCGCGATGTCGGAGCTCTCCGAAGAGCTGACGATCCCCCACGATGTGCTCCTCCAGCCGGCCCTGGTGAAGGCCCTGGCCGCGGAGTCGGGCGTCGATGTCGAGGATTACCTCGCCGAGGCGGGAGCCCGGCCGTGGCAGATCGAGCTCAGTGCTCCTGTGCTGGAGAAGTCCCTGGTCGGACTCCCCCGGGCCTGA
- the acnA gene encoding aconitate hydratase AcnA, protein MSNVDTFKSKSTLTVGDKDYEIYRLDKVKGSEKLPFSLKVLLENLLRTEDGANITSEHIEALGSWDPNAEPDTEIQFTPARVVMQDFTGVPCIVDLATMREKVVELGGSPDQVNPLAPAELVIDHSVQIDRFGTADAVELNMDIEYQRNGERYQFLRWGQTAFEDFKVVPPGMGIVHQVNIEHLARVVMPREVDGVLRAYPDTLVGTDSHTTMVNGLGVLGWGVGGIEAEAAMLGQPVSMLIPRVVGFKLTGEIPSGVTATDVVLTITDMLRQHGAVGKFVEFYGKGVAEVPLANRATIGNMSPEFGSTAAIFPIDEVTIDYLKLTGRTDEQIQLVEDYAKTQGLWHDPENEVEYSEYLELDLSTVVPSISGPKRPQDRIELSDAKSQFAKDIHNYAAPGEESKSVDVSTADGRNFELANGAVAIASITSCTNTSNPSVMMAAGLLARNARKRGLNSKPWVKTSIAPGSKVVTEYYNKAGLIEDLEALNFYIVGYGCTTCIGNSGPLDSEISNSIQDNDLSVTAVLSGNRNFEGRISPDVKMNYLASPPLVIAYALAGTMDFDFENQPLGKDSDGVDVYLADLWPSPEEVESVIASSISTDMFDNEYGRIFDGDERWQQLDTPEGKVFEWDDESTYVRKPTFFDGMGLKPEAVKDIKGARVLAKLGDSVTTDHISPAGSFKADTPAGKYLVEHGVERKDFNSYGSRRGNHEVMIRGTFANIRLQNQLLDGVQGGFTRDFSQENGPQTTIYDASVNYQAAGTPLVVLGGKEYGSGSSRDWAAKGTKLLGVEAVITESFERIHRSNLIGMGVLPLQFPAGESADSLGLDGTETFSIEGVTELNEGKTPATVKVTAEKEDGTKVEFEAVVRIDTPGEADYYRNGGILQYVLRQLADA, encoded by the coding sequence ATGAGCAACGTCGATACGTTCAAATCGAAGAGCACCCTGACCGTAGGCGATAAGGATTATGAGATCTATCGCCTGGACAAGGTCAAAGGGTCGGAGAAGCTTCCCTTCAGCCTCAAGGTGCTGTTGGAGAACCTGCTGCGCACGGAAGACGGCGCCAACATCACTTCGGAACATATTGAAGCCCTCGGCAGCTGGGACCCCAATGCCGAACCCGATACGGAGATCCAGTTCACCCCGGCCCGCGTGGTGATGCAGGACTTCACCGGTGTGCCCTGCATCGTTGACCTCGCCACCATGCGCGAGAAGGTCGTCGAGCTCGGCGGCAGCCCGGATCAGGTGAACCCGCTGGCTCCGGCCGAGCTGGTCATCGACCACTCGGTGCAGATCGACCGCTTCGGCACCGCCGACGCCGTCGAGCTGAACATGGACATCGAATACCAGCGCAATGGTGAGCGCTACCAGTTCCTGCGCTGGGGCCAGACCGCATTCGAAGACTTCAAGGTCGTGCCTCCGGGCATGGGCATCGTCCACCAGGTCAACATCGAGCACCTGGCTCGCGTGGTCATGCCGCGCGAGGTCGACGGAGTCCTTCGCGCCTACCCGGACACTCTGGTCGGCACCGACTCGCACACCACGATGGTCAACGGCCTCGGTGTGCTCGGCTGGGGCGTCGGCGGCATCGAGGCAGAGGCCGCCATGCTCGGCCAGCCCGTGTCGATGCTCATCCCGCGCGTCGTCGGCTTCAAGCTCACCGGTGAGATCCCCTCCGGCGTCACGGCCACGGATGTCGTCCTCACGATCACCGATATGCTGCGCCAGCACGGTGCCGTCGGCAAGTTCGTCGAGTTCTACGGCAAGGGCGTCGCCGAGGTGCCGCTGGCCAACCGCGCCACCATCGGCAACATGAGCCCCGAGTTCGGTTCGACCGCCGCGATCTTCCCGATCGACGAAGTCACCATCGACTACCTCAAGCTCACCGGCCGAACGGATGAGCAGATCCAGCTCGTCGAGGACTACGCCAAGACGCAGGGACTCTGGCACGATCCGGAGAACGAAGTCGAGTACTCCGAGTACCTCGAACTCGACCTGTCCACCGTGGTGCCCTCGATCTCCGGACCGAAGCGCCCGCAGGACCGCATCGAGCTCTCCGATGCCAAGAGCCAGTTCGCCAAGGACATCCACAACTACGCCGCTCCCGGCGAGGAGTCGAAGTCCGTGGACGTCAGCACCGCCGACGGACGCAACTTCGAGCTGGCCAACGGTGCCGTGGCGATCGCTTCGATCACCTCCTGCACCAACACTTCGAACCCCTCGGTGATGATGGCCGCCGGCCTGCTGGCACGCAATGCCCGCAAGCGCGGACTCAACTCGAAGCCGTGGGTCAAGACCTCGATCGCACCGGGCTCGAAGGTCGTCACCGAGTACTACAACAAAGCCGGCCTCATCGAGGACCTCGAGGCTCTGAACTTCTACATCGTCGGCTACGGCTGCACGACCTGCATCGGCAACTCCGGTCCGCTGGACTCGGAGATCTCGAACAGCATCCAGGACAACGACCTCTCGGTCACCGCCGTCCTGTCGGGCAACCGCAACTTCGAGGGCCGCATCAGCCCCGATGTGAAGATGAACTACCTCGCCTCGCCTCCGCTGGTCATCGCCTACGCGCTGGCCGGAACCATGGACTTCGACTTCGAGAACCAGCCCCTGGGCAAGGACTCCGACGGCGTCGACGTCTACCTGGCCGACCTCTGGCCGTCGCCTGAAGAGGTCGAGTCCGTCATCGCCTCGTCGATCTCGACCGATATGTTCGACAACGAATACGGTCGCATCTTCGACGGTGACGAGCGCTGGCAGCAGCTCGACACCCCCGAGGGCAAGGTCTTCGAATGGGACGACGAGTCGACCTATGTGCGCAAGCCCACCTTCTTCGACGGCATGGGCCTCAAGCCCGAAGCCGTCAAGGACATCAAGGGTGCTCGCGTGCTCGCGAAGCTCGGCGATTCGGTGACCACCGACCACATCTCGCCCGCAGGTTCCTTCAAGGCAGACACCCCGGCTGGCAAGTACCTCGTCGAGCACGGCGTCGAGCGCAAGGACTTCAACTCCTACGGCTCGCGCCGCGGCAACCACGAAGTCATGATCCGCGGAACTTTCGCGAACATCCGCCTGCAGAACCAGCTCCTCGACGGAGTCCAGGGTGGCTTCACCCGCGACTTCTCGCAGGAGAATGGTCCGCAGACGACGATCTACGACGCCTCCGTGAACTACCAGGCCGCCGGCACCCCGCTGGTCGTCCTCGGCGGCAAGGAGTACGGCTCGGGATCCTCGCGTGACTGGGCTGCCAAGGGCACCAAGCTGCTGGGCGTCGAGGCCGTCATCACCGAGAGCTTCGAGCGCATCCACCGCTCGAACCTCATCGGCATGGGCGTTCTGCCGCTGCAGTTCCCCGCCGGCGAATCCGCTGATTCGCTCGGACTCGACGGCACCGAGACCTTCTCCATCGAAGGCGTCACGGAGCTCAACGAGGGCAAGACCCCGGCGACCGTCAAGGTCACCGCCGAGAAGGAAGACGGCACGAAGGTCGAATTCGAGGCCGTCGTCCGCATCGACACCCCGGGTGAAGCCGACTACTACCGCAACGGCGGCATCCTGCAGTACGTGCTGCGCCAGCTCGCAGACGCCTGA
- a CDS encoding class I SAM-dependent RNA methyltransferase — MSDTSVPAQELTLDIEAPAAGGTSIARRDGQVVFVSGALPGEKVRVRTEAGPAARFLRATVTEVIEASAHRVPDRRLDYAATGPAGFGGMEFAHVDLAHTRTLKAEVLNDQLSRIGHIDHDAEVLPAPGETDGTDWRTRVQLAVDDEGRAGMLAPRSHEVIPVTTPPLAAGSLHDLDMTTLHVPGVRRLEFAWAGDHGALIIRGRPTAQILESIESWLPTSFSLLAEAAEPEKSRRRGRGGRAHGRGRTHAPAPELRVVRGEATLTETVDGRDFTVGADGFWQVHRDAAALLSSEVVDALPAEVDAITDLYCGVGLLGISAARAAGAPLFGVEGVEAAIAHARDNAADLDARFLALGVDRARLPDSDVVILDPPRAGAGRRATSAIIESAARTLVYVSCDPATLARDLAALTGGGFALESLTGFDLFPLTSHVETVTVLRR; from the coding sequence ATGAGCGACACCTCGGTCCCCGCCCAGGAACTCACCCTCGACATCGAGGCACCCGCAGCCGGCGGCACCTCCATCGCCCGACGTGACGGACAGGTCGTCTTCGTCTCCGGTGCCCTGCCCGGTGAGAAGGTCCGAGTCCGCACCGAGGCCGGACCGGCCGCCCGGTTCCTCCGCGCCACCGTCACCGAGGTGATCGAGGCGTCGGCCCACCGCGTGCCCGACCGTCGCCTCGACTATGCCGCCACCGGACCGGCCGGGTTCGGAGGCATGGAATTCGCGCACGTCGACCTCGCCCACACCCGCACGCTCAAGGCCGAAGTCCTGAACGACCAGCTCTCGCGCATCGGCCATATCGACCACGACGCCGAGGTGCTGCCCGCGCCGGGGGAGACCGATGGCACGGACTGGCGCACGCGTGTGCAGCTGGCCGTCGACGATGAGGGACGCGCCGGAATGCTCGCCCCCAGATCACACGAGGTCATTCCCGTGACCACGCCGCCTCTGGCCGCCGGATCCCTGCACGACCTCGACATGACGACACTGCATGTGCCAGGAGTCCGCCGACTCGAATTCGCGTGGGCCGGAGACCACGGCGCGCTCATCATCCGCGGTCGGCCCACCGCGCAGATCCTCGAGTCGATCGAGTCCTGGCTGCCGACGTCCTTCTCCCTCCTCGCCGAGGCGGCCGAACCGGAGAAGAGTCGTCGCCGTGGCCGCGGTGGCCGTGCCCACGGGCGCGGTCGCACCCATGCGCCCGCACCCGAACTGCGAGTGGTCCGCGGCGAGGCCACCCTGACCGAAACGGTCGACGGCCGTGATTTCACCGTCGGCGCCGATGGGTTCTGGCAGGTCCACCGGGATGCGGCCGCACTGCTGAGCTCCGAAGTCGTCGACGCCCTGCCCGCCGAAGTCGATGCGATCACCGACCTCTACTGCGGGGTCGGCCTCCTCGGCATCTCCGCGGCCAGGGCGGCCGGCGCACCTCTGTTCGGGGTCGAAGGGGTGGAGGCAGCCATTGCTCATGCTCGTGACAACGCCGCTGATCTCGACGCCAGGTTCCTCGCGCTCGGCGTCGACCGGGCCCGACTGCCCGATTCGGACGTCGTCATCCTCGACCCGCCACGGGCGGGGGCGGGGAGGAGAGCCACCTCGGCGATCATCGAATCAGCCGCGCGCACCCTGGTCTACGTCTCCTGTGACCCGGCCACGCTGGCCCGGGACCTCGCGGCGCTCACGGGTGGGGGATTCGCGCTCGAGAGCCTCACCGGATTCGATCTCTTCCCGCTGACTTCGCACGTGGAGACCGTCACCGTCCTGCGGCGATGA